The Mytilus trossulus isolate FHL-02 chromosome 13, PNRI_Mtr1.1.1.hap1, whole genome shotgun sequence genome has a segment encoding these proteins:
- the LOC134695393 gene encoding heat shock 70 kDa protein 12A-like isoform X2: MCTAGCVANVTVIKTATLGIIEKFRRIGNDCGGTALDNRFLDLLDTIFGKSVMQSLNREAPDAHHAIIRECEQIKRNVEGSQDKIEMRVPYACLNNICLKIRDESLFNVISTSKYSNDIILKGDFLRIEADIVHTLFKTTINKIITLMEDVFTEYRDSHKVTAIVMIGGFSECMLVQEAVRQKFFHKSVIVSNDAYISMVKGAVECGSRSCQ; encoded by the exons ATGTGCACAGCAG GTTGTGTTGCTAATGTAACAGTAATCAAGACAGCTACTCTTGGAATCATAGAAAAGTTTCGCAGAATAGGCAATGATTGCGGTGGCACAGCACTAGATAACAGATTTTTAGATCTTTTAgatactatatttggtaaatcAGTGATGCAATCATTAAACAGAGAGGCTCCCGATGCTCATCACGCTATTATTAGGGAATgtgaacaaataaaaagaaatgttgaaGGAAGTCAAGACAAAATAGAAATGAGAGTTCCATATGCATGTCTAAATAATATCTGCTTAAAGATCCGTGATGAGAGTTTATTCAATGTAATTTCAACTTCTAAATATAGCAATGACATCATTCTGAAGGGTGATTTTCTGCGAATTGAGGCCGATATAGTGCATACGTTATTCAAGACAACTATTAACAAGATTATAACGCTGATGGAAGACGTTTTCACAGAATATAGAGATTCACATAAAGTGACAGCCATCGTCATGATCGGTGGTTTTTCTGAATGTATGTTAGTTCAAGAAGCTGTTCGACAAAAGTTCTTTCACAAAAGCGTTATTGTTTCGAACGATGCTTATATATCAATGGTGAAAGGAGCTGTTGAGTGTGGAAGTCGGTCTTGTCAGTAA
- the LOC134695393 gene encoding heat shock 70 kDa protein 12A-like isoform X1 gives MDGNHNQQIQKGNEYMVVNIGGCVANVTVIKTATLGIIEKFRRIGNDCGGTALDNRFLDLLDTIFGKSVMQSLNREAPDAHHAIIRECEQIKRNVEGSQDKIEMRVPYACLNNICLKIRDESLFNVISTSKYSNDIILKGDFLRIEADIVHTLFKTTINKIITLMEDVFTEYRDSHKVTAIVMIGGFSECMLVQEAVRQKFFHKSVIVSNDAYISMVKGAVECGSRSCQ, from the exons ATGGACGGAAACCATAACCAACAAATacaaaaaggaaatgaatatatGGTTGTTAATATAGGAG GTTGTGTTGCTAATGTAACAGTAATCAAGACAGCTACTCTTGGAATCATAGAAAAGTTTCGCAGAATAGGCAATGATTGCGGTGGCACAGCACTAGATAACAGATTTTTAGATCTTTTAgatactatatttggtaaatcAGTGATGCAATCATTAAACAGAGAGGCTCCCGATGCTCATCACGCTATTATTAGGGAATgtgaacaaataaaaagaaatgttgaaGGAAGTCAAGACAAAATAGAAATGAGAGTTCCATATGCATGTCTAAATAATATCTGCTTAAAGATCCGTGATGAGAGTTTATTCAATGTAATTTCAACTTCTAAATATAGCAATGACATCATTCTGAAGGGTGATTTTCTGCGAATTGAGGCCGATATAGTGCATACGTTATTCAAGACAACTATTAACAAGATTATAACGCTGATGGAAGACGTTTTCACAGAATATAGAGATTCACATAAAGTGACAGCCATCGTCATGATCGGTGGTTTTTCTGAATGTATGTTAGTTCAAGAAGCTGTTCGACAAAAGTTCTTTCACAAAAGCGTTATTGTTTCGAACGATGCTTATATATCAATGGTGAAAGGAGCTGTTGAGTGTGGAAGTCGGTCTTGTCAGTAA